Proteins encoded within one genomic window of Amorphoplanes friuliensis DSM 7358:
- a CDS encoding NAD(P)/FAD-dependent oxidoreductase, which yields MRTILVVGGGYAGFYTAWKLEKRLRRGEARVVVIDPRPYMTYQPFLPEVLAGSVEARHAAVSLRRHLHRTTLIAGSVVEVDHTHRTVRVQPVEGPEYPLAYDIIVVTAGAVTRKLAVPGVAEQAIGLKHVEEAVAIRDRLLTAFDRASTLGPGPQRRRLLTVTFVGGGFSGVEGFGELLSLATALLRAYPEIGPEELEFHLVEARDRILPEVSDGPGRWVVRTLEKRGARVHLNAQLLSASDGHVVLSTGAEFDSELIVWTVGNGANPMVRSHTDLPVDARGMLVVRADLRVGTDDEPVRDAWGAGDDAAVPDLAADRPGSATVPNAQHAVRQGKLLARNIVATLRGGETKPYVHHSLGTVATLGLGRGIFQWRRVVIKGLPAWLMHRGYHVLAVPTWERKLRVLAVWLVAAVSGRDIVSLASVQDPRRAFVTGGDPAPEKLSAPATPGTSAW from the coding sequence GTGCGGACGATTCTGGTGGTGGGCGGCGGTTATGCCGGTTTCTACACGGCGTGGAAGCTGGAGAAACGACTTCGCCGGGGCGAGGCGAGGGTCGTGGTTATCGATCCGCGGCCGTACATGACCTATCAGCCGTTCCTGCCGGAGGTGCTGGCCGGCTCGGTCGAGGCGCGGCACGCCGCGGTGTCGCTGCGCCGCCACCTGCACCGGACCACGCTGATAGCCGGGTCGGTGGTCGAGGTCGACCACACCCACCGCACGGTACGCGTCCAGCCGGTCGAGGGCCCGGAGTATCCGCTCGCCTACGACATCATCGTGGTGACGGCGGGTGCGGTCACCCGCAAACTGGCCGTTCCCGGTGTTGCCGAGCAGGCCATCGGCCTCAAACACGTCGAGGAGGCGGTGGCGATCCGGGACCGGTTGCTGACCGCGTTCGACCGGGCGTCGACACTCGGGCCCGGCCCGCAGCGGCGGCGGCTGCTCACCGTGACGTTCGTGGGCGGTGGATTCTCCGGGGTCGAGGGCTTCGGTGAGCTGCTGTCGCTGGCGACCGCGCTGCTGCGGGCGTACCCGGAGATCGGTCCTGAGGAGCTGGAGTTCCACCTGGTGGAGGCCAGGGACCGGATCCTGCCGGAGGTCTCGGACGGGCCCGGCCGGTGGGTGGTGCGGACGCTGGAGAAGCGCGGGGCGCGCGTGCATCTCAACGCGCAACTGCTGTCCGCGAGTGACGGTCACGTGGTCCTGTCGACCGGGGCGGAGTTCGACTCCGAGCTGATCGTGTGGACCGTCGGCAACGGCGCCAACCCGATGGTGCGCAGCCACACCGATCTGCCGGTCGACGCCCGCGGGATGCTGGTCGTGCGGGCCGACCTGCGCGTCGGCACGGACGACGAGCCCGTACGGGACGCCTGGGGTGCGGGTGACGACGCGGCGGTCCCGGACCTGGCGGCGGACCGGCCCGGCAGCGCGACGGTGCCGAACGCCCAGCACGCCGTCCGCCAGGGCAAACTGCTGGCCCGCAACATCGTGGCCACCCTGCGCGGCGGCGAGACGAAGCCATACGTGCACCACAGCCTGGGCACGGTCGCCACGCTGGGCCTGGGGCGGGGCATCTTCCAGTGGCGCCGTGTGGTCATCAAGGGGCTGCCGGCCTGGCTGATGCACCGCGGCTACCACGTGCTGGCCGTGCCGACCTGGGAGCGGAAGCTGCGGGTGCTGGCGGTCTGGCTGGTCGCCGCGGTGTCCGGGCGCGACATCGTCTCGCTCGCCTCGGTGCAGGATCCCCGCCGTGCGTTCGTCACCGGCGGGGACCCGGCACCGGAGAAGCTCAGCGCGCCAGCCACTCCCGGTACGTCAGCTTGGTGA
- a CDS encoding peroxidase family protein, whose product MSIHVIGRDHCLSPGRAVDRPTGAARYGQMFPGADPLVADAQLLMRAGDTGGICDAAAGEGDDATEAAGWPFFGQLVAHDITADRSPIGGGVETGALRNARAPRLNLELLYSDGPVGSPFLFDVTDPAKFLLGPDGGDVPRNQQGVALIGDPRNDVHLFSLSLHVALLHAHNRFVDRLRADGSKDVFETARELLTWHYQWIVVHDFLPRLVGPDLVGQVLAEGGRWFAPEQSEGYIPLEFADAAFRYGHGQIRHSYRLVAGGPELPLFPDLVGFGPLPAGRRLDLTQVFDVPGHPRAQRAKRLDGRLAASLIGLPEQVTGAVDTAAHRSLAVRDLLRGETTGLPSGETLARLVGVEPLTADELDHTWPQGTPLWFYILKEAEHRGAGDRLGPVGGRIVTEVLIGLLRADPASYLSRDPGWEPHLASNLVELLISPAADLHH is encoded by the coding sequence ATGAGCATCCACGTGATCGGCCGTGACCACTGCCTCAGCCCGGGCCGGGCGGTGGACCGCCCCACGGGTGCGGCCCGGTACGGCCAGATGTTCCCGGGTGCGGACCCGCTCGTCGCCGACGCCCAGCTGCTGATGCGCGCCGGTGACACCGGCGGGATCTGCGACGCGGCCGCGGGGGAGGGGGACGACGCCACCGAGGCCGCGGGCTGGCCGTTCTTCGGGCAGCTGGTCGCCCACGACATCACCGCCGACCGCTCACCCATCGGCGGCGGCGTGGAGACCGGGGCCCTGCGCAACGCCCGCGCCCCGAGACTGAACCTGGAGCTGCTGTACTCGGACGGCCCGGTCGGGTCACCGTTCCTGTTCGACGTCACCGACCCGGCGAAGTTCCTGCTCGGCCCCGACGGCGGCGACGTGCCCCGCAACCAGCAGGGTGTGGCGCTGATCGGCGACCCCCGCAACGACGTGCACCTCTTCTCGCTCAGCCTGCACGTCGCGCTGCTGCACGCCCACAACCGCTTTGTCGACCGGCTGCGGGCCGACGGGTCGAAAGACGTCTTCGAGACCGCTCGGGAGCTGCTGACCTGGCACTACCAGTGGATCGTGGTCCATGACTTCCTGCCCCGCCTCGTCGGGCCGGACCTGGTCGGCCAGGTGCTCGCCGAGGGCGGCCGGTGGTTCGCCCCGGAGCAGTCCGAGGGCTACATCCCGCTGGAGTTCGCCGACGCCGCCTTCCGGTACGGCCACGGCCAGATCCGGCACAGCTACCGGCTCGTCGCCGGCGGGCCCGAACTGCCGCTCTTCCCCGACCTGGTCGGTTTCGGCCCGCTGCCGGCCGGCCGCCGCCTGGACCTCACCCAGGTCTTCGACGTACCCGGCCACCCGCGCGCACAACGTGCCAAGCGCCTCGACGGCCGGCTCGCGGCCAGCCTGATCGGCCTCCCCGAGCAGGTCACCGGGGCTGTCGACACCGCCGCCCACCGGTCGCTGGCCGTCCGCGACCTCCTGCGCGGCGAGACCACCGGCCTGCCCAGCGGTGAAACCCTGGCCCGGCTCGTCGGCGTCGAGCCGCTGACCGCCGACGAGCTCGACCACACCTGGCCGCAGGGCACCCCGCTGTGGTTCTACATCCTCAAGGAGGCCGAGCACCGCGGCGCCGGTGACCGCCTCGGCCCGGTCGGTGGCCGCATCGTGACGGAGGTCCTGATCGGACTGCTCCGGGCCGACCCGGCGAGCTACCTGAGCCGCGATCCCGGCTGGGAGCCCCACCTGGCCTCGAACTTGGTGGAGCTGCTCATCTCACCAGCGGCCGATCTGCACCACTAG
- a CDS encoding sigma-70 family RNA polymerase sigma factor: MTGSGVDLEEAAAVFTSLRPRLFGIAYRMLSSASEAEDLVQDVWLRWQTYDRSTVVNPGAFLATTTTRLAINALQSARVRRETYIGPWLPEPVDTSADPYLGAERGEALEFAALLLMEKLTPGERAAYVLREAFDYPYAQIADILSSTEPAARQLVSRARKHMADGRRTPVTAAEQKELLVTFIEAARSGNLAELERLFTPTVQNLSDGNGARQVARKIVVGPSRVAAFLHAISGHFWSGLEITWVSTNGGTSAVLRRDGSVYGVLTVSASADGIDQVLWMVNPEKIAAVVAAT; encoded by the coding sequence ATGACGGGATCCGGGGTTGATCTCGAGGAGGCCGCGGCCGTCTTCACGAGCCTGCGACCGCGGCTGTTCGGCATCGCCTACCGCATGCTGAGCAGCGCGAGCGAGGCCGAGGACCTGGTGCAGGACGTCTGGCTGCGGTGGCAGACCTACGACCGCAGCACGGTGGTCAACCCGGGTGCGTTCCTCGCGACGACCACGACCCGGCTGGCGATCAACGCGTTGCAGTCCGCGCGGGTGCGGCGCGAGACGTACATCGGGCCGTGGCTGCCCGAGCCGGTCGACACGAGCGCGGATCCCTACCTCGGGGCGGAGCGTGGTGAGGCGCTCGAGTTCGCGGCGCTGCTGCTCATGGAGAAGCTCACCCCCGGCGAACGCGCGGCCTATGTGCTCCGCGAGGCCTTCGACTACCCGTACGCCCAGATCGCCGACATCCTGTCCTCGACCGAGCCGGCCGCACGCCAGCTGGTGAGCCGCGCCCGCAAGCACATGGCGGACGGGCGGCGCACGCCGGTGACCGCGGCGGAGCAGAAGGAACTGCTGGTCACGTTCATCGAGGCCGCACGGTCCGGCAACCTGGCCGAGCTGGAGCGTCTCTTCACGCCGACGGTGCAGAACCTGTCCGACGGCAACGGCGCCCGGCAGGTCGCCCGGAAGATCGTGGTGGGCCCGTCGCGGGTGGCGGCGTTCCTCCACGCGATCTCCGGTCACTTCTGGTCGGGCCTCGAGATCACCTGGGTGTCCACCAACGGGGGGACCTCCGCCGTTCTGCGCCGCGACGGCTCCGTCTACGGCGTGCTCACGGTGAGCGCCTCGGCCGACGGCATCGACCAGGTCCTCTGGATGGTCAACCCGGAGAAGATCGCCGCGGTGGTGGCCGCCACCTGA
- a CDS encoding SDR family oxidoreductase, producing the protein MKIAVMGGTGLIGSQVVKILNADGHEAVPHSPSSGVDLISGAGLPEALKGADVVVNLTNSPTFDDASPVFFRESMENLLGAAADAGVGHAVVLSIVGVDEVPDLVYYRAKVLQEELLAAGPVPYSIVRVTQFFEFMKSVLTWTADEKTVRLPATRVQPMASAEVAEAVAEVSTGSPLQGIRSYAGPEVFTLDELGKLALAAQGDTRTVVTDNTAGMFAAARGDALIAKADTIITKLTYREWLAR; encoded by the coding sequence ATGAAGATCGCGGTTATGGGCGGGACCGGGCTCATCGGCTCCCAGGTCGTGAAGATCCTGAACGCGGACGGGCACGAGGCGGTGCCGCACTCACCGTCCTCCGGCGTCGACCTGATCAGCGGCGCGGGACTCCCCGAGGCGCTGAAGGGTGCCGACGTGGTCGTCAACCTGACGAACTCGCCGACCTTCGACGACGCCTCGCCGGTGTTCTTCCGGGAAAGCATGGAGAACCTCCTGGGGGCGGCCGCGGACGCGGGTGTCGGCCACGCGGTCGTCCTGTCGATCGTGGGCGTCGACGAGGTCCCCGACCTGGTCTACTACCGCGCCAAGGTGCTGCAGGAGGAACTGCTCGCGGCCGGTCCGGTGCCGTACTCGATCGTCCGGGTGACGCAGTTCTTCGAGTTCATGAAGTCCGTGCTGACCTGGACCGCGGACGAGAAAACGGTGCGGCTGCCGGCCACGAGGGTCCAGCCGATGGCCTCCGCCGAGGTGGCGGAGGCGGTGGCCGAGGTGAGCACGGGCAGCCCGCTGCAGGGCATCCGCAGCTACGCCGGACCCGAGGTCTTCACCCTGGACGAACTGGGCAAACTTGCCCTGGCGGCGCAGGGCGACACCCGCACGGTCGTGACCGACAACACCGCCGGCATGTTCGCCGCCGCCCGGGGTGACGCCCTGATCGCCAAGGCGGACACGATCATCACCAAGCTGACGTACCGGGAGTGGCTGGCGCGCTGA
- a CDS encoding DoxX family protein, which translates to MSAVVTVVAAVLTGFTAVVYLIGHDYPKEQARMKRLPPEWVPRLGLALAAGSLGLLVGFVVPPAGILAAAGLVLYFVGAFVAHLRVGSRQLAGPAVFLVTSVAALVVQIGRW; encoded by the coding sequence ATGTCTGCTGTTGTCACCGTGGTCGCCGCGGTTCTCACCGGGTTCACCGCCGTCGTCTATCTGATCGGGCACGACTATCCGAAGGAACAGGCGCGGATGAAGCGGCTGCCGCCGGAGTGGGTTCCGCGGCTGGGGCTGGCGCTGGCCGCCGGTTCGCTGGGGTTGCTCGTGGGGTTCGTCGTTCCGCCGGCAGGGATTCTGGCTGCCGCCGGACTTGTCCTCTACTTCGTGGGGGCGTTCGTCGCGCACCTGCGGGTAGGCTCCCGACAGCTGGCGGGGCCGGCGGTCTTTCTCGTGACGTCGGTCGCCGCGCTAGTGGTGCAGATCGGCCGCTGGTGA